From a region of the Xanthomonas rydalmerensis genome:
- a CDS encoding SHOCT domain-containing protein, which yields MGGFSIWHWLVLLVMLGVPLLIGVVVWLAIRAQRRRPAAAAPPPLPPAASVEQRLRALEQLKAQGLIDAAEYARRREQILAAL from the coding sequence ATGGGTGGATTCAGCATCTGGCACTGGCTCGTGCTGTTGGTGATGCTCGGTGTCCCACTGCTGATCGGCGTGGTGGTGTGGCTGGCGATCCGTGCCCAGCGGCGCCGGCCGGCGGCCGCGGCGCCGCCGCCGTTGCCGCCCGCCGCTTCGGTCGAACAGCGCCTGCGTGCGCTGGAGCAGTTGAAGGCGCAGGGCCTGATCGACGCGGCGGAGTACGCACGCCGGCGCGAGCAGATCCTGGCCGCGTTGTGA
- a CDS encoding glycoside hydrolase family 127 protein, whose amino-acid sequence MPHSPVPSPELPLAHLRIADPFWQRYQRLVQEVVLPYQWDALNDNVADAEPSHAIENFRIAAGRSDGAFYGMVFQDSDVAKWLEAVAYLLAQHPDPALERDADATIELIGAAQQADGYLNTYFTVKAPQERWSNLAECHELYCAGHMIEAGVAYYQATGKRALLDIVCRLADHIDATFGPGPTQLHGYPGHPEIELALMRLYEATSEARYLALARYFVEQRGTTPHYYDEEYAKRGQTFFWGGHGPAWMIQDKAYSQAHLPVALQDTAVGHAVRFVYLYAGVAHLARHSGDATLRAACERLWDNATQRQMYLTGAIGAQSYGEAFSVDYDLPNDTAYNESCASIGLMMFANRMLQLAPDGRYADVMERALYNTVLGGMALDGRHFFYVNPLEVHPPTVHGNHTFDHVKPVRQRWFGCACCPPNIARVLTSLGHYLYTRRDDTLYVNLYVGSDALFEVGGQTLTLRQRGEYPWQDTIAFDVDCSAPVDAALALRLPDWCQAPHLQLNGEPVAIDVHRQHGYCVLRRRWQSGDTLQLRLPMPPMRVSGHPRVRHLAGKVAVQRGPLVYCLEQADNGADLHQLRLPSSATLQTVPGTGALAGQVLLQASGERLHGDVDAAAAPLYRYDAPPPTRQPQTLTFVPYFAWANRGEGEMRVWVDVGDG is encoded by the coding sequence ATGCCGCATTCGCCCGTGCCGTCCCCGGAACTGCCGCTCGCCCACCTGCGCATCGCCGACCCGTTCTGGCAGCGCTATCAGCGCCTGGTGCAAGAGGTGGTGCTGCCCTACCAATGGGACGCGCTCAACGACAACGTCGCCGATGCCGAACCCAGCCATGCCATCGAGAACTTCCGCATCGCCGCCGGCCGCAGCGACGGCGCGTTCTACGGCATGGTGTTCCAGGACAGCGACGTGGCCAAATGGCTGGAAGCGGTGGCCTACCTGCTGGCGCAGCATCCCGACCCGGCGCTGGAGCGCGATGCCGACGCCACCATCGAACTGATCGGTGCCGCGCAGCAGGCCGACGGCTACCTCAATACCTACTTCACCGTGAAGGCGCCGCAGGAACGCTGGAGCAATCTGGCCGAGTGCCACGAGCTGTACTGCGCCGGGCACATGATCGAGGCCGGTGTGGCCTACTACCAGGCCACCGGCAAGCGCGCCCTGCTCGACATCGTGTGCCGGCTCGCCGATCACATCGACGCCACGTTCGGACCCGGCCCGACGCAGCTGCACGGCTATCCCGGGCATCCGGAGATCGAACTGGCGCTGATGCGCCTGTACGAAGCGACAAGCGAAGCCCGCTACCTGGCGCTGGCGCGCTATTTCGTCGAACAGCGCGGCACCACGCCGCACTACTACGATGAAGAATACGCCAAGCGCGGCCAGACCTTCTTCTGGGGCGGGCACGGCCCGGCCTGGATGATCCAGGACAAGGCCTACAGCCAGGCGCACCTGCCGGTGGCGCTGCAGGACACCGCGGTCGGCCATGCGGTGCGCTTCGTGTACCTGTACGCGGGCGTGGCGCACCTGGCCCGGCACAGCGGCGACGCAACCCTGCGCGCGGCCTGCGAGCGGCTGTGGGACAACGCCACGCAGCGGCAGATGTACCTGACCGGCGCGATCGGCGCGCAGAGCTACGGCGAAGCCTTCAGCGTCGACTACGACCTGCCCAACGACACCGCCTACAACGAGAGCTGCGCCTCGATCGGGCTGATGATGTTCGCCAACCGCATGCTGCAGCTGGCGCCGGACGGCCGCTACGCCGACGTGATGGAGCGGGCGCTGTACAACACGGTGCTGGGTGGCATGGCGCTGGACGGACGCCACTTCTTCTACGTCAATCCGCTGGAAGTGCACCCGCCCACGGTGCACGGCAACCACACCTTCGACCACGTCAAGCCGGTGCGCCAGCGCTGGTTCGGCTGCGCCTGCTGCCCGCCCAACATCGCCCGCGTGCTGACCTCGCTCGGCCACTACCTGTACACCCGCCGCGACGACACGCTGTACGTGAACCTCTACGTCGGCAGCGATGCGCTGTTCGAGGTCGGTGGGCAGACCCTGACCCTGCGTCAGCGCGGCGAGTACCCGTGGCAGGACACGATCGCCTTCGACGTGGACTGCAGCGCACCGGTGGACGCGGCGCTGGCCCTGCGCCTGCCCGACTGGTGCCAGGCGCCGCACCTGCAGCTCAACGGCGAACCGGTGGCGATCGACGTGCATCGCCAGCATGGCTACTGCGTGCTGCGCCGGCGCTGGCAATCCGGCGACACCTTGCAACTGCGCCTGCCGATGCCGCCGATGCGGGTCAGCGGGCACCCGCGCGTGCGGCACCTGGCCGGCAAGGTCGCGGTGCAACGCGGGCCGCTGGTGTACTGCCTGGAGCAGGCCGACAACGGCGCCGACCTGCATCAGTTGCGCCTGCCGTCCAGCGCCACGCTGCAGACGGTGCCGGGCACCGGCGCACTGGCCGGCCAGGTGCTGCTGCAAGCCAGTGGCGAACGCCTGCACGGCGACGTCGACGCCGCAGCCGCGCCGCTGTACCGCTACGATGCGCCGCCACCGACGCGGCAGCCGCAGACCCTGACCTTCGTGCCCTACTTCGCCTGGGCCAATCGCGGCGAGGGCGAGATGCGGGTGTGGGTGGACGTCGGCGACGGTTGA
- a CDS encoding protein-glutamate methylesterase/protein-glutamine glutaminase: MTTTIKAMVIDDSAVVRQVLVAVLNDAPGIEVIASAADPLLAMDKMRHQWPDVIVLDVEMPKMDGITFLRKIMSERPTPVVICSTLTEKGARVTMDALGAGAVAVVTKPKLGLKQFLTDSAEEMIATVKSAARANVKRLAVRQAQPPAEPEIKHTADVILPAQGGRALSQTTERVVAIGTSTGGTQALEEVLTALPRVSPGIVIVQHMPEKFTAAFAARLDTLCQISVKEAANNDRVVPGRALIAPGGKHMLLRRSGAQYFVEVLDGPPVNRHRPSVDVLFRSAARAAGGNALGIIMTGMGDDGAVGLLEMRQAGARTVAQDEQSSVVFGMPKEAIKRGGAEKILPLNAMAREIGQQLS, translated from the coding sequence ATGACCACCACGATCAAGGCCATGGTGATCGACGATTCGGCGGTGGTCCGCCAGGTGCTGGTCGCCGTGCTCAACGACGCGCCCGGCATCGAGGTCATCGCCTCCGCGGCCGACCCGCTGCTGGCGATGGACAAGATGCGCCATCAGTGGCCGGACGTGATCGTGCTGGACGTGGAGATGCCGAAGATGGACGGCATCACCTTCCTGCGCAAGATCATGAGCGAGCGGCCCACCCCGGTGGTGATCTGCTCCACGCTCACCGAGAAGGGCGCGCGGGTGACCATGGACGCGCTGGGGGCCGGTGCGGTGGCGGTGGTGACCAAGCCCAAGCTCGGCCTCAAGCAGTTCCTCACCGACTCGGCCGAGGAGATGATCGCCACGGTGAAGAGCGCCGCGCGCGCCAACGTCAAGCGCCTTGCGGTGCGTCAGGCACAGCCGCCGGCGGAGCCAGAGATCAAGCACACCGCCGATGTCATCCTGCCGGCGCAGGGCGGCCGCGCGCTGTCGCAGACCACCGAACGGGTGGTGGCGATCGGCACCTCCACCGGTGGCACCCAGGCGCTGGAGGAAGTGCTGACCGCGCTGCCGCGGGTCAGCCCCGGCATCGTCATCGTCCAGCACATGCCGGAGAAGTTCACCGCCGCCTTCGCCGCGCGCCTGGACACGCTGTGCCAGATCTCGGTGAAGGAAGCGGCCAACAACGACCGCGTGGTGCCGGGACGCGCGCTGATCGCGCCGGGCGGCAAGCACATGCTGCTGCGTCGCAGCGGCGCGCAGTACTTCGTCGAAGTGCTGGACGGGCCGCCGGTGAACCGGCACCGGCCGTCGGTGGACGTGCTGTTCCGCTCCGCCGCGCGCGCCGCCGGCGGCAACGCACTGGGCATCATCATGACCGGCATGGGCGACGACGGCGCGGTCGGCCTGCTGGAGATGCGCCAGGCCGGCGCACGCACCGTGGCCCAGGACGAACAGAGCAGCGTGGTATTCGGCATGCCCAAGGAAGCGATCAAGCGCGGCGGCGCGGAGAAGATCCTGCCGCTGAACGCGATGGCGCGCGAGATCGGCCAGCAGCTGAGCTAG
- a CDS encoding EAL domain-containing response regulator encodes MPTAADIAALHHFGTVLVVDDSQVQREHALALCMRMGAATVEGAADGHAALARITQGTPLGLLIVDLEMPGMDGVQLLEALSRCGMRVPIVVASQRGAALIDSVLQVGRSNGLQVLAGLEKPLRAEQLAAAVRAHAPLAPAAPRHEAEAPGEATMAEMLREALQRGEIEVAYQPKVDMRSGRVGGVEALARWRHPSIGPIPPDRFIAVAEREGLIHDLTACVADQAMARLAAWKQDGFQLTLALNLSPSMLQDPNLLDELLGLLRKHSLAPSDLVLEITESSLVCGSALGMLARLRLQGFGLSLDDYGTGFSSLQQLTRIPFTELKIDRIFVHDAHRSRNLRTVLESALGMAQRLGLHTVAEGIETVEDWNLLQELGCDFGQGYLLARPLGGGALHAWLLEHQRLLQEPGPIGNTNAPASASTH; translated from the coding sequence ATGCCTACGGCCGCCGACATCGCCGCCCTGCACCACTTCGGCACGGTCCTGGTGGTCGACGACAGCCAGGTCCAGCGCGAACACGCGCTGGCGCTGTGCATGCGGATGGGGGCGGCCACGGTGGAAGGCGCGGCAGACGGCCATGCCGCGCTGGCGCGGATCACCCAGGGAACGCCGCTGGGCCTGTTGATCGTGGACCTGGAAATGCCCGGCATGGACGGCGTGCAATTGCTCGAGGCGCTGTCCCGCTGCGGCATGCGCGTGCCGATCGTGGTCGCCTCGCAGCGCGGCGCGGCGTTGATCGATTCGGTGCTGCAGGTCGGCCGCAGCAACGGGCTGCAGGTGCTGGCGGGGCTGGAAAAGCCGTTGCGCGCCGAGCAGTTGGCCGCGGCGGTGCGCGCGCACGCGCCACTGGCACCGGCAGCACCGCGGCACGAGGCCGAGGCGCCCGGCGAGGCGACCATGGCGGAGATGCTGCGCGAGGCGCTGCAGCGCGGCGAGATCGAGGTGGCCTACCAGCCCAAAGTGGACATGCGCAGCGGCCGCGTCGGCGGAGTGGAAGCGCTGGCGCGCTGGCGCCATCCCAGTATCGGGCCGATCCCGCCGGATCGCTTCATCGCCGTGGCCGAACGCGAGGGCCTGATCCATGACCTCACCGCCTGCGTCGCCGATCAGGCGATGGCGCGGCTGGCCGCCTGGAAACAGGACGGCTTTCAACTGACGCTGGCGCTGAACCTGTCGCCGAGCATGCTGCAGGACCCGAACCTGCTCGACGAACTGCTCGGGCTGTTGCGCAAGCACAGCCTGGCACCCTCCGACCTTGTGCTGGAAATCACCGAAAGCTCGCTGGTCTGCGGCAGCGCGCTGGGCATGCTGGCGCGGCTGCGGCTGCAAGGCTTCGGTCTGTCGCTGGACGACTACGGCACCGGCTTCTCCTCGCTGCAGCAACTCACCCGCATTCCCTTCACCGAATTGAAGATCGACCGCATCTTCGTCCACGACGCGCACCGCAGCCGCAACCTGCGCACGGTCCTCGAATCGGCGCTGGGCATGGCCCAACGGCTGGGGCTGCATACCGTCGCCGAGGGCATCGAAACGGTGGAGGACTGGAACCTGCTGCAGGAGCTGGGCTGCGACTTCGGCCAGGGCTATCTGCTGGCGCGCCCGCTGGGGGGCGGCGCGCTGCATGCCTGGCTGCTGGAGCACCAGCGCCTGCTGCAGGAACCCGGCCCCATCGGCAACACCAACGCCCCCGCTTCCGCCTCCACCCACTGA
- a CDS encoding IS110 family transposase, whose product MSPVIGIDVAKRSFDVASELTNGKHRTKAKLSNDAKGFQALQAWLQTHAQPDSWIAMEATGTYHQALAEFLHARGYRVCVLNPAQTAAYARSQLSRVKTDRSDAKLIASYALRHREQLRRWHPDPPALKQLKALVRRRQDLQQMLQMERNRLDVAPAQVKDSIQVHLADLQHHIAQIEQAIDDHIDQDPTLRGQRELLVSIQGIADTSAALMLAELGDVRRFADASAVTAFAGLNPCLQESGDRKGHVCISRTGSPRLRAGLFMPALVAMTHNPVIRALKQRLSERGKAGKQIVCAAMRKLLHLAYGVLKSGTAFDPKRGLAC is encoded by the coding sequence ATGTCTCCCGTCATCGGCATCGACGTCGCCAAGCGCAGTTTCGATGTGGCCAGCGAGCTGACCAATGGCAAGCACCGTACCAAGGCCAAGTTGTCCAACGATGCCAAGGGCTTCCAGGCCCTGCAGGCATGGCTGCAGACCCATGCGCAGCCCGATAGCTGGATCGCCATGGAGGCCACTGGCACCTACCACCAGGCACTGGCCGAGTTCCTCCACGCACGAGGCTATCGGGTGTGCGTGCTCAACCCGGCGCAGACGGCCGCGTATGCACGCAGCCAGCTCAGCCGGGTCAAGACCGATCGCAGCGATGCCAAGCTGATCGCCAGCTATGCCCTGCGTCACCGCGAGCAGTTACGCCGTTGGCACCCTGATCCGCCGGCGCTCAAGCAACTCAAGGCACTGGTGCGCCGGCGCCAGGACTTGCAACAGATGCTGCAGATGGAGCGCAACCGGCTGGACGTCGCTCCGGCCCAGGTGAAGGACTCGATCCAGGTCCATCTGGCCGATCTGCAACATCACATCGCCCAGATCGAGCAGGCCATCGATGACCATATCGACCAGGATCCGACCTTGCGGGGGCAGCGCGAGTTACTGGTGAGCATCCAGGGCATCGCCGACACCAGTGCGGCCTTGATGCTGGCTGAGCTTGGCGATGTGAGGCGCTTTGCCGATGCCTCGGCGGTGACCGCCTTCGCCGGCCTGAATCCGTGCCTGCAGGAGTCGGGCGACCGCAAAGGCCATGTCTGCATCTCGCGCACCGGCTCGCCCCGCCTGCGCGCTGGCCTGTTCATGCCGGCCCTGGTGGCCATGACCCACAATCCGGTCATCCGGGCGCTGAAACAGCGGCTAAGCGAACGCGGCAAAGCCGGCAAGCAGATCGTGTGCGCCGCCATGCGCAAGCTCCTGCACCTCGCCTATGGCGTCCTCAAATCGGGCACCGCGTTCGACCCGAAAAGGGGCCTTGCCTGCTAG
- a CDS encoding 4'-phosphopantetheinyl transferase family protein, protein MDALAPVAPPFARLALGAHRIAVPDAWLLAFEVDAFDSADFQRHGLQQPASIARSVRKRQAEYLAGRRAALAALRAAGSTATDLPIGVDRAPVWPTDFLGSLSHTDGLAVAIAMPVSVGAQGIGLDVERVVAADQLEAIRSLALDASDCAALAGLARVRGWPYALTLGFSAKESFYKAAAATVGRLFDFDALRIEGCDPASGSLDTRIATPLAPALPAGQRHRLHWVEVQPDLLLTSCVW, encoded by the coding sequence ATGGATGCCCTGGCCCCCGTCGCACCGCCGTTCGCCCGCCTTGCCCTCGGCGCGCATCGCATCGCCGTGCCGGATGCCTGGCTGCTGGCGTTCGAGGTCGATGCCTTCGACAGCGCGGATTTCCAGCGCCACGGCCTGCAGCAGCCGGCGTCGATCGCACGCAGCGTGCGCAAGCGCCAGGCCGAGTACCTGGCCGGACGGCGCGCGGCGCTCGCCGCGCTGCGGGCCGCCGGCAGCACGGCAACCGATCTGCCGATCGGTGTCGACCGCGCACCGGTCTGGCCCACCGACTTTCTCGGCAGCCTCTCGCATACCGACGGCCTGGCGGTCGCCATCGCCATGCCGGTATCCGTCGGGGCACAGGGCATCGGCCTGGACGTCGAACGCGTGGTGGCCGCGGACCAGCTTGAAGCGATCCGCAGCCTGGCCCTGGATGCCAGCGACTGCGCCGCGCTGGCCGGCCTCGCCCGTGTCCGCGGCTGGCCGTATGCGCTGACCCTGGGCTTCTCGGCGAAGGAAAGTTTCTACAAGGCCGCCGCGGCGACCGTCGGCCGCTTGTTCGACTTCGACGCCTTGCGCATCGAAGGCTGCGATCCGGCCAGCGGCAGCCTGGACACGCGGATCGCCACACCGCTGGCGCCGGCCTTGCCGGCCGGACAACGGCATCGCCTGCACTGGGTGGAGGTACAGCCCGACCTGCTGCTCACCAGTTGCGTCTGGTAG
- a CDS encoding MFS transporter, which produces MTATAIGPAAADAAPATTAPRLSRLEKFGYGLGDAGGTVVTCLIANFLTFFYTDVFGLTPALVGTLFTVLRVADAVSDPVMGLIADRTRSRWGRFRAWQLWIAVPIGVACVLTFSAPQLSAGAKIAYAFASYFLLSLCYTAINVPYCALINSMTGDHRDVVSAQSWRFVLCGIAGFLVSVGLPWLVRELGNGDAARGYQLGVGLLAALAVAMFLGCFFAVRERVPVSLLGGAGIGAHLRGLLRNDQLRLVLLMSFLLINVYNIRGGAYLYFITYVLGGSSGYASLFFAMVALATVLGAIVVNALCRRFDPLALYLHTNLALAAFGVAQWWLPTGPAQQTLWLGVIFVHCLVLGFALPLHFSLMAFADDYGAWKNRVRSSGINFAFNLFCIKLAWASSAVVISALFVYAGYRAGAAQQSPASLQAITLLETLIPAGLHLLLAAVILRCRLRRPLLANIAADLAARPVH; this is translated from the coding sequence TTGACCGCGACCGCCATCGGCCCCGCTGCCGCAGACGCCGCACCGGCCACGACCGCACCGCGCCTGTCGCGCCTGGAGAAGTTCGGCTACGGCCTCGGCGATGCGGGGGGCACCGTCGTCACCTGCCTGATCGCCAACTTCCTCACCTTCTTCTACACCGACGTGTTCGGCCTGACCCCGGCGCTGGTCGGCACCCTGTTCACCGTGCTGCGCGTGGCCGACGCGGTGTCCGATCCGGTGATGGGCCTGATCGCCGACCGCACCCGCAGCCGCTGGGGCCGCTTCCGCGCCTGGCAACTGTGGATCGCGGTACCGATCGGCGTCGCCTGCGTGCTGACCTTCAGCGCGCCGCAACTGAGCGCCGGCGCCAAGATCGCCTACGCCTTCGCCAGCTACTTCCTGCTGTCGCTGTGCTACACCGCGATCAACGTGCCCTACTGCGCGCTGATCAACAGCATGACCGGCGACCACCGCGACGTGGTCTCGGCGCAATCGTGGCGCTTCGTGCTGTGCGGCATCGCCGGCTTCCTGGTGTCGGTGGGATTGCCGTGGCTGGTGCGCGAGCTGGGCAACGGCGACGCCGCGCGCGGCTACCAGCTCGGCGTCGGCCTGCTGGCGGCGCTGGCGGTGGCGATGTTCCTGGGCTGCTTCTTCGCCGTGCGCGAGCGCGTGCCGGTCAGCCTGCTCGGCGGTGCCGGCATCGGCGCGCACCTGCGCGGCCTGCTGCGCAACGACCAGCTGCGGCTGGTGCTGCTGATGTCGTTCCTGCTGATCAACGTGTACAACATCCGCGGCGGCGCCTATCTGTACTTCATCACCTACGTGCTCGGCGGCAGCAGCGGCTACGCCTCGCTGTTCTTCGCGATGGTGGCGCTGGCCACGGTGCTCGGCGCGATCGTGGTCAACGCGCTGTGCCGTCGCTTCGACCCGTTGGCGCTGTACCTGCACACCAACCTGGCGCTGGCCGCGTTCGGCGTCGCGCAATGGTGGCTGCCCACCGGGCCGGCGCAGCAGACGCTGTGGCTGGGAGTGATCTTCGTGCACTGTCTGGTGCTGGGCTTCGCGCTGCCGCTGCATTTCTCGCTGATGGCCTTCGCCGACGACTACGGCGCCTGGAAGAACCGGGTGCGCTCGTCCGGCATCAACTTCGCGTTCAACCTGTTCTGCATCAAGCTGGCCTGGGCCTCGAGCGCGGTGGTGATCAGCGCGCTGTTCGTCTACGCCGGCTACCGCGCCGGCGCGGCACAGCAGAGCCCGGCCTCGCTGCAGGCCATCACCCTGCTGGAAACCCTGATCCCCGCCGGCCTGCACCTGTTGCTGGCCGCGGTGATCCTGCGCTGCCGGCTGCGCCGGCCGCTGCTGGCAAACATCGCCGCCGATCTGGCCGCGCGCCCGGTGCACTGA
- a CDS encoding chemotaxis protein CheW, translating to MNASASLSSSDASDLATDQFLTFLLGKEMFGVGILGIKEIIEYRTPTDVPMMPPALRGVINLRGAVVPVVDLQQRFGRAPSEISKRTCIVIIEVAAGEERQVLGLLVDAVSEVLEIATADIAPPPAFGTGIRRDFIHGMGKVGERFVILLAADAVLAPQEFASMATLDAHLEEGIAA from the coding sequence ATGAACGCTTCCGCTTCGCTCTCCTCCTCCGACGCCAGCGACCTGGCGACGGACCAGTTCCTGACCTTCCTGCTCGGCAAGGAAATGTTCGGCGTCGGCATCCTCGGCATCAAGGAGATCATCGAGTACCGCACGCCGACCGACGTGCCGATGATGCCGCCCGCACTGCGCGGGGTGATCAACCTGCGCGGCGCGGTGGTGCCGGTGGTGGACCTGCAGCAACGCTTCGGCCGCGCGCCCAGCGAGATCAGCAAGCGCACCTGCATCGTCATCATCGAGGTGGCCGCCGGCGAAGAGCGCCAGGTGCTCGGCCTGCTGGTGGACGCGGTCAGCGAGGTGCTGGAGATCGCCACCGCCGACATCGCGCCGCCGCCGGCGTTCGGCACCGGCATCCGCCGCGATTTCATCCACGGCATGGGCAAGGTCGGCGAGCGCTTCGTGATCCTGCTCGCCGCCGACGCAGTGCTGGCGCCCCAGGAGTTCGCCAGCATGGCCACCCTCGACGCCCACCTGGAAGAAGGCATCGCCGCCTGA
- a CDS encoding CheR family methyltransferase, producing MTSHDTITEQEFGRFQRFIFDAAGITISPAKKAMLCGRLGKRLKAHSLQTYTQYLKLLESREGSGEVQTAIDLLTTNETYFFREPKHFDLLRSVAAAHTGSMPFRCWSAASSTGEEAYSMAMVLDDTLQGRPYEVVGTDISTRVLDKARTGHYPLLRIEHMPPAMLKRYCLKGRGEYEGSLLIDRKIRDRVRFLHANLNASLPNLGQFDVVFLRNVMIYFNGQTKREVVTRVLGALKRGGIFCIGHSESLNDVNSDVVQIAPSVYRKP from the coding sequence ATGACCAGCCACGACACCATCACCGAGCAGGAATTCGGCCGGTTCCAGCGTTTCATCTTCGACGCCGCCGGCATCACCATCTCGCCGGCCAAGAAGGCCATGCTGTGCGGACGCCTGGGCAAGCGCCTGAAGGCGCATTCGCTGCAGACCTACACCCAGTACCTCAAGCTGCTGGAAAGCCGCGAGGGCAGCGGCGAGGTGCAGACCGCGATCGACCTGCTGACCACCAACGAAACCTATTTCTTCCGCGAGCCCAAGCACTTCGATCTGCTGCGCAGCGTCGCCGCCGCGCACACCGGCAGCATGCCGTTCCGTTGCTGGAGCGCGGCCAGCTCCACCGGCGAGGAGGCCTACAGCATGGCCATGGTGCTGGACGACACCCTGCAGGGCCGCCCCTACGAGGTGGTCGGCACCGACATCAGCACCCGCGTGCTGGACAAGGCGCGCACCGGCCACTACCCGCTGCTGCGCATCGAGCACATGCCGCCGGCCATGCTCAAGCGCTACTGCCTGAAGGGCCGCGGCGAATACGAAGGCAGCCTGCTGATCGACCGCAAGATCCGCGACCGCGTGCGCTTCCTGCACGCCAACCTCAATGCCTCACTCCCCAACCTGGGCCAGTTCGACGTGGTATTCCTGCGCAACGTGATGATCTACTTCAACGGCCAGACCAAGCGCGAGGTGGTGACGCGGGTGCTCGGTGCGCTCAAGCGCGGCGGCATCTTCTGCATCGGCCACTCCGAGAGCCTCAACGACGTCAACAGCGACGTGGTGCAGATCGCGCCGTCGGTGTACCGCAAACCATGA
- a CDS encoding AraC family transcriptional regulator, translating to MLEFAVAYPIRVQNGGLFISRGVGAHPARVIQSYELIFVERGILSIREQDNDFHVGPGETLLLWPGRAHAGLDQFPDDLRFYWVHFELEPSLPQADNAVALSMPQRTAIRDPERFVGLFRWFLAEQEERRTLPMLEPIVLSMLQCVAGAWPDPHASERAGVALAYRARQLIGTQFHTALTASSLAAQLHCNPDYLGRIYRRSFGTTLTEAIHRQRIAFAEKLLLVNTCAVDDVAQRAGFSDSGYFRRVFRQRLGMTPSAYRRLYCKEHINSG from the coding sequence ATGCTCGAGTTCGCCGTCGCCTATCCGATCCGGGTCCAGAACGGAGGCCTGTTCATTTCTCGTGGCGTGGGCGCGCATCCGGCGCGGGTGATCCAGTCCTATGAGTTGATCTTCGTCGAGCGCGGCATCCTTTCGATTCGCGAGCAGGACAACGACTTCCATGTCGGCCCCGGCGAGACGCTGCTGCTGTGGCCGGGCCGCGCGCATGCCGGCCTGGACCAGTTCCCGGACGACCTGCGCTTCTACTGGGTGCATTTCGAACTGGAACCGAGCCTGCCGCAAGCGGACAACGCGGTGGCGCTGTCGATGCCGCAGCGCACCGCGATCCGCGATCCGGAGCGCTTCGTCGGGCTGTTTCGCTGGTTCCTGGCCGAGCAGGAGGAGCGGCGCACGCTGCCGATGCTGGAGCCGATCGTGCTGTCGATGCTGCAATGCGTGGCCGGCGCCTGGCCGGATCCGCACGCGTCCGAGCGCGCCGGGGTGGCGCTGGCGTACCGCGCCAGGCAGCTGATCGGCACGCAGTTCCACACCGCGCTCACCGCCTCGTCGCTGGCCGCGCAACTGCACTGCAATCCGGATTACCTGGGCCGCATCTACCGGCGCAGCTTCGGCACCACGCTGACCGAGGCGATCCACCGCCAACGCATCGCCTTCGCCGAGAAGCTGTTGCTGGTCAACACCTGCGCGGTGGACGACGTGGCGCAGCGCGCCGGCTTCAGCGACAGCGGTTACTTCCGCCGCGTGTTCCGCCAACGCCTGGGCATGACGCCCAGCGCGTATCGGCGGCTGTATTGCAAGGAGCACATCAATTCGGGTTGA
- the gpmA gene encoding 2,3-diphosphoglycerate-dependent phosphoglycerate mutase, which produces MTRKLVLLRHGQSQWNLDNRFTGWVDVDLTEQGRQEAAAAGRLMREEGLQFDVAHTSVLKRAIHTLQGALKELDQDWLPVHKSWRLNERHYGGLQGLDKAETAAKHGEEQVKIWRRSYDIPPPPMDAEDPGHPLHDRRYATLDRNALPATESLATTLERVLPYWHDAIAPQLKAGQTVLVTAHGNSLRALYKYLNDVSREEILELNIPTGIPLLFELDDSLQVQSYRYLGDPEAAKKAAEAVANQGKAK; this is translated from the coding sequence GTGACCCGCAAACTCGTACTGTTGCGCCATGGCCAAAGCCAGTGGAACCTGGATAACCGCTTCACCGGCTGGGTCGATGTGGACCTGACCGAGCAGGGCCGCCAGGAAGCGGCCGCCGCCGGCCGGCTGATGCGCGAAGAGGGGCTGCAGTTCGACGTCGCCCACACCTCGGTGCTCAAGCGCGCCATCCACACCTTGCAGGGCGCGCTGAAGGAGCTGGACCAGGACTGGCTGCCGGTGCACAAGAGCTGGCGCCTCAACGAGCGCCACTACGGCGGCCTGCAGGGCCTGGACAAGGCCGAGACCGCGGCCAAGCACGGCGAGGAGCAGGTCAAGATCTGGCGCCGCTCCTACGACATCCCGCCGCCGCCGATGGACGCCGAGGATCCGGGCCATCCGCTGCACGACCGTCGCTACGCCACCCTGGACCGCAATGCGCTGCCGGCCACCGAGTCGCTGGCGACCACGCTCGAGCGCGTGCTGCCGTACTGGCACGACGCCATCGCGCCGCAGCTCAAGGCCGGGCAGACCGTGCTGGTCACCGCCCACGGCAACTCGCTGCGCGCGCTGTACAAGTACTTGAACGACGTGTCGCGCGAGGAGATCCTCGAGCTCAACATCCCCACCGGCATCCCGCTGCTGTTCGAACTGGACGACAGTCTGCAGGTGCAGTCCTACCGCTACCTGGGCGATCCGGAAGCGGCGAAGAAGGCGGCCGAAGCGGTGGCCAACCAGGGCAAGGCGAAGTAA